In Phragmites australis chromosome 18, lpPhrAust1.1, whole genome shotgun sequence, the genomic window GCTTAACCCTGCCGAGTACCGACCGAACGAATGGAGAATGACTTAGCCGCTCCCGCCGAACAACGCCTTGAGCCTCCTGATTTCCGCGAGGTCCAGGAAGGTGACCTTCTCCACGACGGCCGAAGGCAGGCTGCTTTTGAAGAGCGCCCAATCGACGACCTGCAGGCCGGGGTTGGCGCTGCTGTACGCGGAGAACACCACCGCCGTCGTACTGCCGACGTTGTACTGGAAGTGCAGCAGGCCCTGTGGGTACACGAAGAGCTCGCCCTTGGTTACCGTCTTCATGTAGACGGTGTTGGTCTCGGCGCTGATGAAGCCGGCGGACAGTGTTCCCTCGACGACGAAGAGGAGCTCGGAGCCTTCCGGGTGGGTGTGCAGCGGCACGACCCCGCCCGGGCGGACATCGACACGCGTTGCGCCGATGCCAAGCCCGTTCAGGGCGGGGAACTGTTTGCTGAAGGCCGAGGCCAAGCTGGCGTTGAAGGGGGCGACGATCGGGCCTGCGGTGGCCAGGCCGCGGTAGTGGAAGTCGTTGGCGGTGACGAGTACCTGGGGCTTGCACGGGTAGCCGGCCGGCGTGTCGCTGAGGAGCAGGTTGGCTACGCAGAAGTCCTGCGTCAGGGCGAGGGAGGAGAATGGCATCTGGGAGAGCATGGGCACCACGAAGAGGAGGAGCAAAATGTCCCTGGCCATGTTTACCGGGCTAGATTACTAGGGTTCCTGCTTTGTGACTATGTGTGCGCGTGTGCGTGTTTCAGTATTTGGATGTGCGATTCTTGAGGTGAATTTATAGGAGAAGGGCGTGTGCGCATCTCCACACCACATCCTGGCATGCCTCGTGCCTGCAGGTGACAGTGCAATCGTGTGTGAGTTGTTTGACGAGGAGGCTCTGCATGCTGAGCCTTTGTTCACGTGCATGCATCGCGCTGATAAGATTGGGAGCGGTACGTACGTACGTTCGTGGACATCTCAAGGAGTTGACAAATTTACAGTTCGTGTACGTCGGCCCATAATAAAGCAACGAACTTGTACTAGTTGCGTTGCGACTAACGCAACAGAAAAACCATGCAAGGAAGTCCAAGAAGATAGCTGGGATCGGCAGCCTGGCTGGGCTGCATTTACTAGACCGGGCCAACTTGCAAGATACTGAGGCAAGTAGGCCCATATTTCCATGTTACTGGGGAGGTGGAATTTTTacattttaatcttttttaaaaacatattcTACAACAATATCTCTGTAAAAATAATTTCTGAAAATAGAACTTTTTTTAAGGTGCCATAACATTTTGGACCATGGTTGAATAGCATGACGTCGTGATAATTAGCGCCACAGTAGCTACATAAAAAGGTTCTATTTTTGAACATTGTTTCTCCAAATATCCATGCatagaaaaagtttttaaaaaatgccaaaatataaaaattccacTTCTAGGGGGTTAAAAATATTCTCTccagtcataaatacatgtttttGCATAAGATAAGGTCTCCAATGTATATGTTTGACtaatattttctattaaaatatatttataaaatcaattgaatttgtgatattatgaaagctATTttaaacacagatgaataaatatatacatgattttaaggttttcaaactaaatattttaaaaacaatgTTAGGAAAagttttaaaactttaacttttttctaaaatgatatatatttataaccACATGGAATATTGTTTTGAGATTACATATTTAGAGATTAACCTCTAGATTTGTTTCTCGTGGACACCTCCATAGCTTGACGCGTGTCCGTTAGTTTCAATGCACGCACCGTTTTTCTCCTCCATTGACGCTCCTTGAACACAACACGTGGACTAAGCTCCGCTTCCATCGGGATGAGGAGGCAGCTTTTGTCATGCGGCATAGTGCACCTTGTTGAGAAACTGCTGCTACTGTGTGTATTCCAGGGATTCCTCAAAGAATGATTGCAAAGAGAGCCATAATGTAGGGAAAAGACTGTATATTCCTTATTCATTTGTGTTTACAATGAGGGGTGCTGCCATGTATATATAATGCTAAAAACCCCTAAGAAATAGAATCAATCTTCAAGAGATAGAGACCTATTCCAAGAAGGCTACATCTTTAGAGACCGAGACGGCCCAAATTCTGTTTTAAAACTCCAGGTTTCCTAATACCCCCCTAGAcacttgtagcgaaaatgatcctattaggttatgattgtgattttggtgattaatgatgacatagtcattgggactaacatgtttttgaagaatatatgttagtaggtctaataaatgcaatacatcaagaagccaccgcagccgggataaagtttgattgaattggagaagttctagGAGAATTGACCTTACTAGATGGTCCGACGTTCAGGGGTTAAACTCACTAAAGTATTTTATCTAGAGATAAAGTAAAGActgatgacttcaccggatggtccaatgctctatgtgttgaattcatcggagtatttctgacaaagtgGAGAAGGCTAAGGACCTCGCCGggtagtccggtgatctgcactgggtaacaccgaaGCATATcctgtagagaagaatgcagGTACAGAAGACTGAaaatcaacccaccggatgatctgatgctcggtttgtgcacactggagtatagcaccgaagtattttttgcagaggcgactgaaagtgttgaagaatgaagaataaccCACTAGAAGATCCAatgctctgaagatgaatgcactagagaattttacatagagaggctgcaaaggctctaATAGCTTAAATTAACTCattggaaggtccgatgatatATTTGAAGGTATACCAAAGTGTCCGGTGTTTAtggaggctttgagtggagttccaatggccagttctgaggttgtactcgccggatgatccggtgttactATTActattctcatcggatcatttggtgttaatagcttttttgAGCTGTTGGAAAAACAtctagttggcaggtttgaaGCTCTAAATACCTCTttactcaatcatttgaaggtgtcgCATGCTTCTCGAGTCTAAAGGAAgttcatacacacttgagaagacctccaaaccaccaaagtgctcaaaGTGATCAACTAAGGCGATTaaacataagattagagagtgtttagtgcttacaTGTCCCTCCGTTTGAGCAACGAAATGGATTGTTCCGCTCGGCCGTTCCCGGTCCATGCCACACCTTACCACAACCCACACTCGGGGTGACCAGTGGCGGGCCTACATTAGGCCAGCTCTAACAGAATCGACATTTCCTCTTCATATCACTATGCTCGGTACTATGCTGTCTTTTTACCAATCATTGGCCCCCGTATCCGTCTCCAACAGGTGCCGTATCACCTGCTACATGGATACGGCTGGAAGAGAGCGTGCTCCAAATTTGCGGACAACTGTAGCGATCATCAATACTTTTCATTGAGTATGAGTTTATGGTCGAAAAGAAGaggagagtaatggaaggtagaaaatagagtattgttggaaataaaaaaatatgggatgttgtaatagtgttagggatactgtaatagtgatataGAGAattaatttttaagtatctgttggagatgaccttaaaatatacctaatttttttaaaaatttgactaCTCTCATTTTGTAATAACCGTAGATGTTagtaattattaaaattttagaattatgTACTATATTTCAACGTAACAGATTATTTATAGTTGAGTTTTTTCTCACTAGTCACTACCACACTTCATCTCAAAACCCAATTAGTTTCCAATAACCAATAAAATTGGCTATACACATCATTGTTAAAATGTTTGAGTCCTACCACAAAGGTGACAGTACGAATGACACCATGCTCTTACCGATGAAGCGCCATCCGCTTGCCTTCCGCTTCTTCTCCACACGGTCCCAACACTCACCAGCCCGCGTCATCACTGTCACCGCATTCCCACCATTGCCTCGCTCCccctagagttttttttttttttatatttgttcgattaaaattttaaataaatagattcctcggggcagtatttgcaaaactaggcgtcTGTTGCCCTTGAGATCAGAGGGCAGCAAGGaatccttaccgccccctgagagggcgggccgccctctgagagggcggcaagggggctaaccgccctctcagggggcggatAGGGGCTGCCACCcactgagagggcgggtacCATTCCAACCGCCTTCCCAATGGGCGGGTAgaccatttttttaaaaaaaagttgtaaAATGTATTGCAAAAtgttgctcaatatttgaaattgattttttgtaaaatttggaattaaaatggttaaaaagTGGCCAATGCGGCATAATGGGGAAGCAATATTTTGGAGTAGTTTACGTATTCTTAGAAggatacaaaatcaatatttgtgaacaaattatatatgtgaagtACTTGCAGCATATTAGCGTGCGatcacgttggattaagaaatgcaactagcgtgcggttacattggaataagaaatgcagttacgacatgataagtggaccataaatattacatgagcccgaatatgtaagaatagatcgcgaatcgaatatgcatatgtaagttataaaaacaaatgtacaatcctactgctgtctcccccgctgccgtcggccgttcccaccatcatggtcccatTACCGCTGCCGCTGGTTAGCCCTCATGTGGTCTCTAGAGTAGGTCAGGTCGTCGGGTGCaccaacctgcctggtaggcctagtagggatcacCAGTGTCGAGACCTCCTCCTAGGTGTGCtatgtccgaagtggagcattGGGTAGTTGGGACTGTTGGAGGATGACatagtctggtgtgcccccgaagaagtccctcatgaggtcgaacggggggtctgacccaggctcatcctcctgactcgggtatgaAGACTGTGAAGGATCCATCGACGttcatgtgtactggctggaggggcctgcgGACAGATAAATGTATTAGATACGAAAAATATGGAAataaaagtatttgtataaaatgcactattatacctgtgtggtatgcaggtgcagcagGAGATGGCCAAGCGTGCGTGCTGTAGTAGGGGTTGAACCCTGGTGGTGGCATCGGTTGAGGTGTAGCTAAAGATGGTccggcctcatcaccgaagGAACCTGTggataatattatatatattattgaatatattgaatacggcaaTGTAGTGTAGCCCAGTACCTGAGTGGCCTGGGGTGAaggtgacccgtgtacgtgtacgtggcacgtaccaccgtaggtactccttGAAGCTCCGCTCATCGAACGGACAcacctcctccacgacatcctgaaGGGTTGGGGCCAGGCTAAGACGTAcggggccaagcgatctgcctaGAGGTTGCCACCTGGCTGTCCCTtgcgtgtatacctgcaagtgaaTCACGTTAAATAGACTAACAATAAGACAAATGTTACGAATTATTTACTAGATTATAGTTACCTGTGGGCATGCACTGAAACAGTGCGAATGTGGAATAGCGGGAAAGCCTGGTAGCGCCCGAACtaccgcatgacgcggtgcggtgagtactcctcgacgtagatgttgAAGACAAGCAGtttcttcgtaagccagtacttCTCATCGCGGGTACACAACGGAGACATGCCTAATCCTGCACGGCCTTGGATGGCCAAGTGGCTGTACGGGGTTCATACCATGTCGTCTGGACGAAGCCGGTCAAACTGCGACCGAAAAAGCTCATACGCGCTATGGGCCTGCTCATACACCCAGTGTGGCTGTGTGAGAAACATAGTAAGAATTCAGAACAAAATCATGTGAGAAACATAGTCTGAATCcataacaaaaacatgtgacaattaaagcattaaaaaaattaagtacgTACCCGGcgtcgacaccacagcgaggccatggtGGGCACTTCCTCCTCGGGCttgccgtaccattcctcatggtacggggagcggtccacaaCTGGCTGGCCTATGGTGAACCGCTCATAGGACCACAACTGCAGtagtagtgggcacccagcaaaagtggcaagtggctccttcttcatgCACGCGTCACACAACGCCCGATATGTTGCAGCAAGGACagcagatgcccaactgaactgtgGTACCTCATCGCCAACCGTATCCGCTATCAATCTCGTGTATGGAACAAGGGTCCTCtccaccaggtggccttggccgctggtgaacataacccagccaaacagccaaagcaggcaggcctccaaatgccttgACACCGAGTACATGTCGGCCTCCGGGTGCATGTACGCAGGCTACAAGTATGGCAAGTGataataagaaaagaaaatatggaTACTCGAAAAGCAAATGAGAAGTTGCATTGgaaggtacctggaactgtagaattcacttcttcatgggccctcgtggatcggacaagaactcaggcataTAGGGAGGTGCATCGTCTGTCTGCTAAACTGGGTTGAAGCactgatgcatgacgttcaaccagtcagcatccatgtcAATGACTCCAACCACAGCTCCCGCACAAGgtaagcctaagaggtaggatACGTCCTGTAAGGTCAGAGTCATCTTGCCGCAagggaggtggaaagtatgtgtctcaggcctccatcggtcaaccaaGGCTGCTATCAGCGAGCAGTCAAAATAGAATTGTCTCgccgctgcctcggggttctccgtcgatcgggcctccaccaaacgacaaagcGATAGGAGCCCCgatgctgccaacctgcacgattgggaatataaataaactgggggatgcaatacataaatgaatCGGCACATGCGTATATAAATAGCGACTTACTGGTGTTTCCACCCATCGTGGATTGTaagtagctctccagggccacGTAGTCGGAATACCCCTAACTCTGTCTGGTGCACGGcggacaagaagctgcggtgtctcttgtccactgcagggtcgaGAAGCTCGAGGGTCGTAGGGTGCGTTATATCTGCATTAAAAtcacatgtacattaatatattgtagacaagaagaatatatattgaatcGAAATTTACATTGAaactacatatacatgaataatacgTACAAtctgttacatgaaaatatgtACATAGTTACATGAACAAAACTGCATATTACATACACGTACGAGAagtaacatgaatatattgcgacATGTACCTACAAATGTAAGGTTAAAATACAACAGAGCGAACTAAGGCAATTACCGTACAAATATAACAATAAGgtacgctaaatacattcacactacAATACGCTGCAATACTCGCCTACATaacaggtgcatttttaggacaatacttgtacgtgtgacttgtttcattgcactgactgcatcgcttgacccttggacccgcctcggattcatccatatcgttgcaaATTCGGCGAGTTTGTCGACGACCCATTGCGTTCTTCATCTGTTCCAAATTAGacacatagattcgtgaaggacatggattacttgtaaatgt contains:
- the LOC133899454 gene encoding germin-like protein 8-13, whose amino-acid sequence is MARDILLLLFVVPMLSQMPFSSLALTQDFCVANLLLSDTPAGYPCKPQVLVTANDFHYRGLATAGPIVAPFNASLASAFSKQFPALNGLGIGATRVDVRPGGVVPLHTHPEGSELLFVVEGTLSAGFISAETNTVYMKTVTKGELFVYPQGLLHFQYNVGSTTAVVFSAYSSANPGLQVVDWALFKSSLPSAVVEKVTFLDLAEIRRLKALFGGSG